The Ranitomeya imitator isolate aRanImi1 chromosome 3, aRanImi1.pri, whole genome shotgun sequence genome has a window encoding:
- the HOXC13 gene encoding homeobox protein Hox-C13, producing MTTSSLILHPHWADTFMYVYETSPNEKTLKKSPDMEGLSGNCPSTHCRDFISHPALGRHSSTIGSHQGPVYTDITSSAEAGSRQCPGPTASSNASLGYAYPFGSSYYGCRLSQSHNVNLHQKPCSYHPADKYPEPSNPLPSEDFSSRAKEFAFYPSFASSYQAVPGYLDMSVVPGISSHPEPRHDTLISMEGYQHWALPNGWDGQVYCSKDQSQSSHLWKAPFPDVVPLQPEVSSYRRGRKKRVPYTKLQLKELEKEYAASKFITKEKRRRISTATSLSERQVTIWFQNRRVKEKKVITKCKTSHLHNT from the exons ATGACGACTTCTTCCCTGATCCTGCATCCACACTGGGCGGATACCTTCATGTACGTGTATGAAACAAGCCCGAATGAAAAGACTCTCAAGAAAAGCCCCGACATGGAGGGACTGAGTGGGAACTGTCCAAGCACTCACTGCAGGGATTTTATCTCTCACCCAGCGCTGGGGCGCCATTCCAGCACCATAGGAAGCCACCAAGGACCTGTGTACACGGATATCACCTCCTCCGCAGAGGCCGGCAGCCGGCAGTGCCCGGGACCCACGGCTTCCTCCAACGCCTCTCTGGGCTATGCCTACCCGTTCGGGAGCAGCTACTACGGCTGCAGGTTGTCCCAGAGCCACAACGTCAACTTACACCAGAAGCCCTGCTCCTACCACCCGGCCGACAAGTACCCCGAGCCCAGCAACCCCCTGCCCAGCGAGGACTTCTCCTCCAGGGCCAAAGAATTCGCTTTTTATCCCAGCTTCGCCAGCTCCTATCAGGCAGTCCCTGGCTACTTGGACATGTCAGTGGTCCCGGGCATCAGCAGCCACCCGGAGCCTAGGCACGACACCCTCATCTCTATGGAGGGCTACCAGCACTGGGCTCTCCCCAACGGGTGGGATGGGCAGGTCTATTGCTCCAAAGACCAGTCTCAGTCCAGCCATCTATGGAAAGCACCCTTCCCAG ATGTGGTGCCTCTCCAGCCAGAAGTTAGCAGCTACCGCAGGGGAAGGAAAAAGAGGGTCCCCTACACTAAACTCCAGCTGAAGGAGCTGGAAAAGGAATATGCGGCCAGCAAATTCATTACCAAAGAGAAGAGACGGAGGATTTCCACTGCCACAAGCCTGTCCGAACGCCAGGTTACCATATGGTTCCAAAACCGGAGAGTCAAAGAAAAAAAAGTCATCACTAAATGCAAAACGTCCCATTTACATAATACCTGA